Proteins encoded within one genomic window of Acidovorax sp. 107:
- a CDS encoding DUF4224 domain-containing protein: MDSPLFLTADELSTLTGFKTPKRQVEWLRTKGWRFEINGNRQAIVARKYAEKMLGCGAPEEQSYQPNFRALQGA, translated from the coding sequence GTGGACTCGCCGCTCTTTCTCACCGCCGATGAACTCAGCACGCTCACCGGGTTCAAGACCCCAAAAAGGCAAGTGGAGTGGCTGCGCACCAAGGGCTGGCGTTTCGAGATCAACGGCAATCGTCAGGCCATCGTGGCCCGCAAATACGCAGAAAAGATGCTGGGTTGCGGGGCTCCCGAGGAACAGAGCTACCAGCCCAATTTCAGGGCGCTGCAGGGGGCGTAA
- a CDS encoding phage/plasmid replication protein, II/X family, with amino-acid sequence MSETAASEAQQLMGLDTVRIKSPYMARNIVDKVKAQGQSYCQVLNETGELLWEVTRTNLKGSYDSRIMVKPMYEDCQKSKSGKPEWHPSPPYLIVECSVPKAMHGQNVYGVIEDMQTACENVRTLLQQLMGIELPHTGNWTVQRVDWAESFQLPYQAVQEFFEGIYHVAFPRRKMQKYGNESIFVPGTTTTIKLYHKGPEFQKNDRKRLAWVLRNFFQENKPRDAAPDWAQRQAYRKVAAIQRLANNRLRAEVEVHAEKLDYDFGHKPKVREVTTDYLQAVFDKEIARLMREGRDGVNVVRSSLAVRDRVEALHSPELAARLHGFWLGLATHGEEDMKKRVTRPTFYRLRKHLEEAGVSWLATDMQLIERQGQMLPADFSPVRANARRCTSLVRERPAFDYRSGLLQLAA; translated from the coding sequence ATGAGTGAGACAGCAGCCAGCGAAGCGCAGCAGCTCATGGGACTCGATACGGTACGGATCAAAAGCCCTTACATGGCCCGCAACATCGTGGACAAGGTCAAAGCCCAGGGACAGAGCTACTGCCAGGTGCTCAACGAAACCGGGGAGCTGCTGTGGGAGGTCACCCGCACCAACCTCAAGGGCTCCTACGACTCACGCATCATGGTCAAACCCATGTACGAGGACTGCCAGAAGTCCAAGAGCGGCAAGCCCGAATGGCACCCTAGCCCGCCCTATCTGATCGTCGAGTGCTCAGTCCCCAAGGCCATGCACGGCCAGAACGTCTATGGGGTGATCGAGGACATGCAAACAGCCTGCGAGAACGTGCGCACGCTGCTGCAGCAGCTCATGGGCATTGAACTGCCTCACACCGGCAATTGGACCGTGCAGCGTGTGGACTGGGCCGAGTCTTTCCAGTTGCCCTACCAGGCGGTGCAGGAGTTCTTCGAGGGCATCTACCACGTGGCCTTCCCGCGCCGGAAGATGCAGAAATACGGCAACGAGTCGATCTTCGTGCCGGGCACCACCACAACGATCAAGCTGTACCACAAGGGGCCCGAGTTCCAGAAGAACGACCGCAAGCGCCTGGCCTGGGTGCTGCGCAACTTCTTTCAGGAAAACAAGCCGCGCGACGCCGCCCCAGATTGGGCCCAACGGCAGGCATATCGCAAGGTTGCGGCCATCCAGCGCCTTGCAAACAACCGCCTGCGCGCCGAGGTGGAAGTCCATGCAGAAAAGCTGGACTACGACTTCGGCCACAAGCCCAAGGTGCGCGAGGTCACCACCGACTATCTGCAAGCCGTCTTCGACAAGGAAATTGCCCGCCTGATGCGTGAGGGTCGTGATGGTGTGAACGTGGTCCGTTCCAGCCTGGCAGTGCGGGATCGCGTAGAAGCCCTTCACTCACCGGAGCTGGCCGCCCGCTTGCACGGTTTCTGGCTGGGTCTTGCCACCCATGGCGAAGAAGACATGAAGAAGCGCGTCACTCGACCGACCTTCTACCGCCTTCGCAAACACCTCGAAGAAGCGGGCGTGTCCTGGCTCGCCACCGACATGCAACTCATTGAGCGTCAGGGGCAAATGCTGCCCGCTGATTTCTCCCCCGTTCGTGCAAACGCCAGGCGCTGTACCAGCCTGGTGCGCGAAAGACCCGCCTTCGACTACCGAAGCGGACTACTCCAACTGGCCGCGTAA
- a CDS encoding helix-turn-helix transcriptional regulator yields MNTSKKGVSPEQLRQAAKDLNLTVAAIAEGTGLSKAYISEFRNETRNLSASQQAQLRTYLEAQYKEQGQDFPEAQDTSDQDLLQGLGGMVKRITRPAILLSEDVPAAQAEKLADLIEANRLKVGDILNTEFATGGFFGGEFSEATENAIREIFALLALNYVAILMLQGRNIARKLPEGAQPKTMGDWLSGYLAASPLADLLPEADPADAEAEAA; encoded by the coding sequence ATGAACACATCAAAGAAGGGCGTTTCGCCCGAACAGCTGCGCCAGGCAGCCAAAGACCTCAACCTAACGGTTGCGGCAATTGCAGAGGGGACCGGCCTGTCCAAGGCCTACATCAGCGAGTTCCGCAACGAAACCCGCAATCTCTCTGCCTCCCAGCAGGCCCAACTGCGCACCTACCTCGAAGCCCAATACAAGGAACAGGGCCAGGACTTCCCCGAAGCGCAGGACACCAGCGACCAAGACCTGCTGCAGGGCCTGGGCGGCATGGTCAAGCGCATCACGCGCCCTGCCATCCTGCTGTCTGAGGATGTGCCCGCAGCCCAGGCGGAAAAGCTCGCTGACCTGATCGAGGCCAACCGCCTCAAGGTGGGCGACATCCTGAACACCGAGTTCGCCACGGGTGGATTTTTCGGTGGCGAATTCTCGGAAGCCACCGAGAACGCAATCCGCGAAATCTTCGCGCTGCTGGCCTTGAACTACGTGGCCATCCTGATGCTGCAGGGCCGGAACATCGCCCGCAAGTTGCCAGAAGGTGCCCAGCCCAAGACCATGGGGGACTGGCTCTCGGGCTACCTGGCGGCATCGCCACTGGCCGATCTGCTGCCCGAGGCTGACCCTGCCGATGCCGAAGCGGAGGCAGCATGA
- a CDS encoding helix-turn-helix domain-containing protein, which translates to MAGSTNDTPELQAEKQTIGSEIIKARELLGLTQAELATRSQVSLSAIKGYETGRNFPGAREIKQLCQVLRISPNRLIFGDENPFPERTWHHKMESTSAEPIDYKTRLEFLLPLLSSSECAAFYQLANALATARHGVKATVERRRSAEAESGINLFVATGKFEATLHGKLLVDTEVARKYAASILTAADETDKVNRGDPT; encoded by the coding sequence ATGGCAGGATCTACCAACGACACTCCCGAGCTTCAGGCAGAGAAACAGACCATTGGCTCCGAGATCATCAAGGCTCGTGAGCTGCTTGGCCTCACCCAGGCAGAGCTAGCAACGCGCAGTCAGGTATCGCTTTCCGCCATCAAGGGATATGAAACGGGAAGAAATTTTCCCGGAGCTCGTGAGATCAAGCAGCTATGCCAAGTCCTCCGAATCAGTCCCAACCGACTCATTTTTGGAGATGAGAACCCGTTTCCTGAACGGACGTGGCACCACAAGATGGAGTCAACTTCCGCTGAGCCAATTGACTACAAGACTCGATTGGAATTTTTGCTCCCGCTTCTCTCCTCAAGCGAGTGCGCAGCTTTCTACCAACTCGCCAATGCCCTCGCTACGGCAAGACACGGAGTGAAGGCAACGGTAGAGCGCCGCAGGTCTGCAGAGGCCGAAAGTGGCATCAATCTCTTTGTGGCGACGGGCAAATTTGAAGCCACCCTTCACGGGAAGCTGCTGGTCGATACAGAAGTCGCTCGAAAGTACGCCGCCTCTATCCTCACGGCAGCGGACGAAACCGACAAGGTGAATCGGGGCGATCCAACCTAG